A segment of the Streptomyces sp. Tu 2975 genome:
TCGGCCACTGCCGCCGCACCATCTGGAGCAGCTGCCGCTGGTCGTCGATCCATCCGGCCTCAAGACACAGGGGAAGGAATACAGAGATGCCGGAGCGGGCCACGTCCTCCACACTCACGGCGGGGGTCTCGTGTTCTTCGTTGAACGCTTGGACCCTGATCTCAGGGCTACGGTTGTTGTCCATCCAGCAGACGTCACGGCCCGTTGCAAGCACATCCAGGGCGTGCGACCAGCGGTCCAGGTCGTCGGGAAACAGGGACAGGTTCAGCCGTCCCCTCACAAAGCCACTCCCGATGAGGACCTCAGCGTCGAGCAGGTCGTGCAGCGGCAGCACTCCCGGCAGCGGCGGCCCAGCACACGTACCCGGAAGCTGTTGTCGCCGTCCGAGAGATGGATCAGATCCACCGGCTCCCCTATTCCTCACCCGCCTACGGTCACGGCCCATCCTGTCGGTCGAGTCCTGCCCCCACCAGGCGAGTTGTCCGGGCGTCGTTCTGCCAGGAGCCCCAAGACGTCCTACGACCAGGCCGACCATCGAGCTTGAGCCATCGGGGCCAGCCGGCCGTGTCATCTACCGCGAGTCACCGGGGGATCTGCTGTCCTGCCTCGGTGAGGGTCAATGTCAGGCACCCCAACCACTCGCCGGATTGCGGGTACTCCCAGTTCTCGGTGTCCAACAGAAGAGCAGGAAGGACCTGCTTCGGGAGTGAAGGACCAGGCTGGAATCCCGTAGCCCCATCGGGTGCGGTCCAAGGGATGACCCGACACACCTCTATCCACCCCCTGTCGACGAGAGACAGGAGGATCGGAACAAGATCCGAGGAATGCCCGGACGCCAGCGGCTCGTCGAGGTCGCCCCAGACACCGGGAAGGACGTCGATCTCAGTCGCATTGATCATGAAGGCCCGCTCGGCGGAGGACAGCTCGTCCGTTGCTGGATAGCTCACTCAGAGAGTTTCGCAGCCCAGGAGGCTGCCCGGCCCAGGTAAGGGGAGCGTGCCCCCATCGCGTGCAACTGCGAGCGGGGAACCACGGGGAAGACCGGGCGATCACCATGGCTGGGCATGAGGACGGTCCTGACCGACTTGGCTGGTCGGGTGCCGATCACGCGGAGTGGGTGGGGGCTTGCATCCACCGTGACTCGCGCCACGACGGTTCTCAAGGCGCTGTACGGCTTGCCCCCGCCCACTGAGACTTCACCGACCGGGACGTCAGGCCAGGCTGGCCACGCACCGTTCTGAAGCCGTCGCTCCGCAATGCGTCCTCGCTGTCATCATGGTGGACGTGAGTTCGTTCGACGCGATGCCCAACATCAACCAGGTACCTGAACGTTGGAGTGCCCGCGAAGCGCCCTTCGGAGACTTCATCGTGTTCTCCGACGGCTCTCTGTCAGTGATGAGTCTCATGCGGTTCTCCCCGCCCGACCGGCGAGACGACCCCCGGGCCGAGGACTGGCAGTGGTGGGAAATCCTGCGAGCTACCGCATGGACCCCCACAGACTGGATGAGCATCGACGGTACACACTCCTCGTGCACCTACCTCGGAAGCCGTGCCCTATGCGGCGAGGGACTGGATCACGGGAGTATCGGCTGGGTCGCCCTGGTCCGGGACGACGACGAAGGCACCTTGGAATGGCTGGCGGTCTCCTGCTCCTCCAACCCGTTCAGCAGGGTCACCTTGGACGCGACCACTGTGACCGCCACCAGCACCGCAGGCCGCATCTGGACCTTCCCTCGAGACGCCCCGCAACAGGTGAGGATCACCGAGGATCCCACCTGCCCCTGATCGCCCGTCGTCCGAAGGCGCCGTGGGCTCCGGTGCGCGCCGCCCATCGACGCGGTGCTGAAAGCATCTGCCATTTGTCCGTCAGCGGGCGGTGCTCCAACAGGTCGTCCAGACTTGTCCATGCCGGCGTCAAGAAGCGCAGTTGCTGTCCGGATGGAGTTCACCCAGCTGATTCACGGTCACCGGGACAGCGTGTCCCCGGAGGTGAACAGCCAGCATCTCCATCTCGGCGAGGGTGCCGATGAGACCCGTCTCGGCGAATTGCGTGGCCTGCACACGTGCTTCGCCCAGGGAGAGTTCCCGTGCACTGCGGAGGCTTGCATCACGGGCACGAGGTTCGGCACGTCTGCGGACAGGCGAAGTCGCGCGGGCCCGTGGGCAAACAGAAGAGCTTGTCGGACGGCCTCGGGAGCAACTGGGCCGCTGTCCTGCTCGCACCATCCATTCGGGCAGTCCGCGCATCGGCCTTCGGTGCTCCAGCAGAGCATGCCACCGTCGACGAACTGACCGACGTCGCAGGTTGTCGTGCCTCCGCAGGTGCTGCACCGGCCTGTTACCCGTACTCCTTGCGTGATCACAGGGTGTCCTCAGCTCATGGGTCAATGCACCTCTCAATGAGAGCACGGTCGTCGGGGGCTTCTGGATGGGCCAAGTCCGTTCAGCAACGGGCGGCGACAGTTCAGTAGCCCTGCCACAACCCCCAAGCGATGACAGGACCCTACGGTGGCCCGGTCGACCCGACTACGGTCTGCTCGCCGACTGCGGTAATCGTCACCTTTGCGCGTGATCTTGCTGTCGGGAGCTGTCACCGGCAGATCGACGCAGCGGTATCGCCCTCCGAGCAGGAGTGCTCACGGAACCTTTGGCCACAGGTATTCTCTGGCGATGTCGAATCAGTCAGTGGCGGCGGGAGTCGGTCTCGCCGGTGTGATGGCGCACTGCGGCGGAAGCCCGGTGGGCGCCGTGGAGCTTCTGGTGGGGGCGATAGCCTCGGCACCGGCGGCTCCGGAGCCCTATGCGGCCCTCGCCGAGTTGTGGCGGGACCGACGCTCGGAGCTGAAGGAGAGTTTCGAAGAGGACGGCTCCTTGAGCGCTGTGCTGGCGCAGGCGTACTTCTTGTTCCTCGAAGGCAACATGGACGACGCCGCGATGGCCCTTGGTTCGGTCACGGGTGTACGGCCCGACGTGGCATGGGGCGCTGCGCCCTGGTTCGGGGATGTGCGCTTTCTCGGCGCGGTGAGTGCCGAGGCGCTGGCCGAGGCGTGTCTGCGGACGTTGGACTACGGGCATGACCTGAACACCGAAGAGATGCGGGAGCGGTTCGCGCCTTGGTTCCATGCCCTCGACGTGGTGTCCGAACGGAATCCGGTACCGGAGTCGCTGGCCGCCATGGCCAGGCTGCCCCGGGCGTGTGGCCGGTACGAACTGTCCTTCGCCCTGTGCGACCGCGCCGATGCCGTCGACCGGGTCATGTGGACAGCCGTCGCACGAGCGGTCACGTGGCGCGTGATGGGCGACCTGGATCAGGCTGCTAAGGCCTTCGAATGCGCCTTGCTCCTGGACTCTGCCAACTGGTCCCTCTACCTGGACCTGGCGGACGTGCGTGCCGAGCAGGGCGACTTCGCGGCAGCCGCGCGCCTCGTCGACCTAGGCCTGCAATACGAGCCTGACGAGGTCTCCCTGCGCGCGGCGGGCGCCGCCTACCGCACACGCTTTTCCGGCTCGTCCGACGACCTGAGGGCGCTGATCGCCCTGGCGCCGCAGCTCGCGAACATCACCTACCGGAACCTGCTGATCAACTACGCGTGTGCAGGGCCGAAGCTGCCTCGAAGACTCGTTGCCGAGGCCCACCGCATCCGTAAGAACTGAATGGCTGTCGTGCCAACCGGTGCCAGTCGGGAGGGCCTTTGGCCGGGGTGGGAACCTGGCTCCAGGAAGCGAAACGCCTCTTGATCACCAATGCCACGGGCCATCCCGCTCGCCGTCACTCTGACCGGCGGCAATCGTATCGACGTCACCCGGCTCGTCCCACTGCTCAACGCAGTGCCGCTGGTGCTGGGCGGCCGAGGCCGGCCCCAGCGCCGCCTCGACGTCGTAGTCGGTGACCGCGGCTACGACCTCGCCAAGTACCGCCACCTCGTCCGCACGCTCGGAAGGGAGCCAATGGGGGGCGTGGGTGTGGAGCTGGGTGTGGTTTCACTTGTATCGCAGGCGTAGCGAGTCCTGTTCGGCCTTCTCGATCTGGTCGATGGTCATGCCTGGCAGGTTCAGCTGGGCCAGCATCACTTCGGCGCTGCTCGGTTGGGCGTCAGCGGGCACCCACCGTTCCGGTGGATAGGTGTTGGCGCGCATCAGCGCTTCGGGCAGTGGGGGTAGCCCTGCTCGACATGCACCACGATCGCCGTGACCGGCGGTTTTCCGACGAGGGTGAGTTGGGTGAGCAGTTCCGGCCGCGACTGAGTTGCTTCGGGTGGGGCCGCTGCACCATCCCAGACAAGGCTGACCAGGCACACAACCGCAGAAAGCTCGTATCCCCGGGCGGCCGGCCACCGCGCTTCGACCCGGTCGTAGTGGAGACTGGAACGCCCGGCGGCGCGCCTTCTGTCCGGCCGATGCTGCCGCCGCGCACCGTCAGCGGCCAGCCTGCTGCCGGAGGAAGCGCCGCTCTTTGTACCGGCGCAGCAGCTTGCCACCGCTTGGTGGCGTACGACAGGTCCTCCCGGCACGCGTCGAGGAACAGGCGCTGCGCCGTGACGACCGCCTCAGCCTGCCGCTGGAAGCGGGCCCTGTCCTTCTCGTTCAGCTCCAGGTCGCTGGTCGCGGCGACCAGTTCCTCCGCCGCGGGCGATGACCGCCACGGTGCCGCAATGCCGTACGCCGTGCAGTGCGCCGATGAGTTCGCCGCTGACCTCCCACGCCTGCGGGATCTGGCCCAGCAGCAGCTTGTGCGCCGCCCGGCCCGCCTCGCGCTGCAGGTGGGAGAACTGGAACGCGTAGTTGAACGAGCGGGTGGAGGCGTCCAGCAGCCGCCGTACGCCTCCGCCCGGTCCTCCTTGGTGCCCAGCCGGGAACGCCCGTGGGCCGGTAGGGGCCTATCAGTGCAGCGGCGACGCTGCCGGTGGCCTTGATGCCGGCAGCAGCGGCACCCGACGTCGTGAAGGTCATGCCCGGTTCTAGCACCCGGCGGACGTGGCGCCGGCCGGGAGGGCGCAGCAGCTGCGCCAGGCGCACGCCGCCGGTTGTGGCACCGAGCAGGTGGTCCAGCACGGTCAGCGGGGCACCGTCGGGGATGGCGCGGGCCGCCAGGTCGGCACGGAGCGGAGAAGGTCGAGGAGCACGGGAACCTCCGGGCACGGCAGGGATCTTCGCCCCTAGTGGGGGGGTGGGGTGGGGGTGTGTTGGTGGGGGTGGTTGAGGGCGTTGGTGAGGGTGGTGAGGTGGGGGTGGAGGGTGTGGTGGAGGTGGTTGATGGTGGTGTGGATGTGGTTGTGGTGGTGGGGGTGAGGTGGTGGTGGGTGATGAGGTCGGCGGTGTGGGGGGTGAGTTTGTTGAGGAGGTAGAGGTTGGTGAGGTTTTTGAGGTGGGTGTGGGTGGTGGGGTGGGTGGTGTGGTTGAGGGTGGTGAGGAGGGCGTTGGTGGTGTGGAGGGTGGTGTGGAGGTGGGTCATGGTGAGGGCGGGTTGGGTGGCGTTGTTCCAGCGGGTGTGGGGGGTGTGGGGGGTGGTGGGGGTGTGGAGGGCTTGTTTGGTGCGGGTGTGCCAGATGTGTTGGGCGTGGTGGAGGAGGTTTTTGAGGTGGGTGAGGTTGGTGAGGGGGTTGGGGGGTGTGGGGGTGGTGGGGGGTGGGGGTGGGGGTTGAGGAGGAGGTGGGTGGCGGCTTTGAGGGTGATGGGGAGGTTGTCGCCTTCGGCGGTGATGGTGCCTTCGAGGTGTTGGGTGTAGTGGGCGAGGGGGTTGTGGGGGTGGAGGGCCCAGGCGCCGCAGCGTTCGCGGCAGGTGGTGGTGATGGTGCGGGCGTGGTGGGTGGTGAAGGCTTTGGTGAGGGCGGTGAGGTGGTGGGTCTGTTCTTTGGTGGGGGTGGGTCGGTGGGGTAGCGGGGGTTGGTGGGGGTGGGGGGGAGGGGGGTGTTGTGGTGGTGGTGGGTGTGGTGGGTGAGGGTGTGGCGGTGGAGGAGGGTGAGGGCGTAGGTGGTGGCGAGGTGGTCGATGAGGGGGGCGTGGTGGGCGCGGTGGGTGGTGAGGGGGGTGGGGGTGTTGTGGTGGTGGTGTGGCGGTGGTTGGCGTAGTGGACGGCGATGGTGAGGGCGGCGCGGGCGGTGCCGGTGGCGGCGGCGCTCATGCAGAGTTTGCCGAGGGTGACGCGGTCGATGGTGGTGAGGAACCGTTTTTGGGGGTTGCCGTGGGTGGTGTGGTGGGTGCCGTCCGCCTCGAGGCGGGTGTGGGGGGCCTGGAGGAGGGCGGTGGGGGGGAGTCGGACGTGGGTGAAGGTGGTGATGGCGTGGTCGACGGGGTGGGGGAGGTGGCGGGGTGGGAGGGGGGTGATGTGGATGCCGGGGTGGGGGCCGTCGGTGTCGTGGAGGGGGTGAGGAAGAGGTGGATGCCGCGGTCGGTGCCGTCGTGGGTGATGAGGCGGGCGGCGACGAGGGCGGTTTTGGGGCCTCCGGTGGTGGTGGTGTTGGGCATGAATTTGGCGGCGCCGGGGGTGGGGGTGTGGAGGGTGAACTCGCCGGTGTCGGGGTGGTGGTGGGCGGTGGTTTCGAGGTGGGCGGCGTCGTTGCCGTGGGCGAGTTCGGTGACGAGGAAGGTGCCGGTGTTCTTGAGGGTGGTGTAGGGGGTGAGGTCGCGTTGTTCGGGGTGGTCGTGGTCGAGGAGGGTGCCGAGGAAGAGGTTGTAGTGGATGCCGGCGAGGGTGCCCAGGGCGCTGTCGGCGATGCCGGTCCATTCGTGGAGGGCGGCGAGGCGGCGGGGGTCGCGGGCGAGGGCGAGGGGTCGCCGGCGGCGGTGTCGTTGAGCAGGCGCAGGCGCTGGTAGGAGCGGGCGGTGCGCTGGGTGGGGGTGAGGTCGTCGTCGTGGGTGAGGAATTCGTCGTGGGTGATCAGGGTGCGCCAGGGGGTGTGGAGGGTGTCTTGTTCGTCGCCGTCGAAGAGCAGGTGGCGCAGTTCGCGGGTGACGGCGTCGGTGGTGGCGTGGTCGGTGTCGTCGTCGCCGCTGGGCCGGCCGGCCGGCCGGCGGGTGGCGGCGGGTGGCGGCGGGGGAAGCGGGTGGTGGGGGCGGGGGCGGTGACCGGCGTCGATATCGGCGCCGGTCTGCCGCCCGCCACCGACCCCGCCCCGCTCGCCGTCGCCCGGGTCCCCGCCCCGTTCCCGGTCGCCGTCGCCCGGGTCCCTGCACGGTCACCGTTCCCGTCCCTGACCCGCCCCGTTCCCGGTCGCCGTCGTCCGGGTCCCTGTCACGGTCGCTGTTCCCGTCCCTGTCCCCGCCCCGTTCCCGGTTGCCGTTCCTGACCGTTTCTCGTTCCGGCGCCCACGCCCGTGGTGACACCACCCGTGGTGACGATTGCCGTTGCCGTTGCCGTTGCCGTTGCCGTTGCCGTTGCCGTTGCTGTGGTGAGGGTCGGCGCGTCGGTGGAGAGGGTGGCGATGCTGCCCGTGCCCGTGCCCGTGCCCGTGCCCGTGCCCGTTCCCGTGCTCGTGTCCGTGCCCGTTCCCGTGTCCGTGGCGGTGTCCGTGCCGTGGGGAGGGTCGTTGTGCACGCGCCCGCGCCTGCGTCTGTGCCCGCGCCTGTGGCTGTGGTTGTGCGGGGGTTGGTGCTGGCCGGGGCGGTGGGGGGTGCGGTGGGGGTGTCCTGCCCGGTGGTGGGGATGGGGGGTTGGATGGGCTGGGTCAGCAGGGTCATGGCCTCTCCCGCGGGATAGGGGCGTCCGGTGGTCTAGGGAAGCGCAGGGCCCAAAGATACGTACCCACCGGTTTTGTTTTCAAGGCGCTGGGCAGGTTTCAGGGTGACGTGCGTCACACTGGAGAGTCGTGGCGACGGCATATGCCGGGTTACGGTGCTGGTCGGACGCGATCATTCCGCTTGAAAGGGACCTTTGGGTCCCTAACTAAAACCGGCATGGTGGTTTGGTTACGTGGTGTTTACGGACCGGTGCCCGGTGGCGGGCCCGGGGTGGGTTCGCGGGCTGGCCGCAGAGCGCTGGGCTGCTAAGATACGAACCCGCCGGTTTCTTTTCGTTGGTGCGGGGATGTCGGAGGTGGTGGTGATGGCGCGGCAGGAGCGGGCCGTGAGGACGCGGCGGGCGATTTTGGTGGCGGCGGCCGAGGTGTTCGACGAGGTCGGTTACGAGGCGGCGACCATTTCCGAGATCCTCAAGCGGTCGGGTCTGACGAAGGGGGCGCTGTATTTCCATTTCGCCTCCAAGGAGGAGCTGGCGCAGGGGGTGCTGGCGGAGCAGGTGCATGCGCTGCCGGACCTGCCGGAGGGCGAGTTGATGCTGCAGACGGCGGTGGACGGGCGTTGCTGCTGGCGTATCTGCTGCGCCGGGACACCGGGGACCCGATCGTGCGGGGCAGTGTGCGCCTGACGGTGGAGCAGGGTGCGCTGCGGGACGGGCTGGACCGGCGGGTGCCGATGCAGGCGTGGACGGAGCAGACGCAGGTCCTGTTCGAGCAGGCGCAGACGGCGGGGGAGATCCTGCCGCATGTGGACCTGGTGGGGGCGGCCAAGACGTTCGTGGGCGCGTTCACCGGGGTGCAGGTGCTGTCGAACATCATGACGGCCGCCAGGACATGACCGAACGGGTCGCCGATCTGTACCGGTTCTTGATGACGGCGATCGCCGTGCCCGGGGTGCTGGTCCGCCTGGACTTCTCTCCCGACCGCGGGTGCGCGCCTACGAGGAGGCCGTCCGCCGCCGCGACGCCGCCCCCGAGCCCGCCGCCCACTGACCTCCGCTCCCCGGCTTCACGCCGCCGCCCACGGGCGGCGGCCCGCATTTCCTTGGTCCACCCACGGGCGGCCCCCGCACCCTTCGCCCCGCCCGTGGGCGGCGGCCCCACACCCTCTTGGTCCTTCTGCGGGGCCACCGGCCCTGGCCGGGCGTGCGGGCATCCTCCGACCCACAACCCGGCAGTCACGCCCTGCTCGCGCCCCGTGCTCGCGCCGCCGCCCGTGGTCGGGCCGCCGTGGTGCGGCTCTGGCCGGTTCTCTTCCGGTCCTGCCTGCTCGTGTTCTCGTACTCGCCCGCCGCGGGCTGCCGTTCCGGTTCGGGGAACTTCCGTTCGTGGGCGGGCTTTTCCTGCCGTGGTGGCGTGTGCTGTCGTGGGTGCCTTCCGGTTCTGTCCGCGCCGGGTATGTGAACGGCCACGTCGTAGTTGCCGATCAGGTCGGTAAGACCGTGCGGGCTGACGCCCGCGCGTTGTGCTGCTCGGGGTCGGCGCCGGCTTGCAGCGGCACCTGGTGCGTTCCCGGATCCCTCGGTAGGTGTGCACCGCGGTGAACAGGGCGGTGTTACCGTTCCCGTCGCCCACGTCCATGGATGCACCCGCCGCCAGGATGATTGCGGCAGCCGTCGCGGCCCGGGCCTGCGCGGCGAAGTGCAGTGGTGTCATCCCCGCCTTGTCCGCAAGGCCCGGATCCCGCCCTCCGCCAGGTCGCCCGCAGGCCGACGGCGTCTTCGTGCAAGGCGAAGTGGTGCACGGACGTGCGGCCCGTCCCGTCCCGCCCTGATGCCCGTCCCTCATGGCGGCCGTCCTCGCCGAGTTTGACGGACGAGGCAGGAGCACCCCCGGCCGGCCGGGCCCGCACCGGGAGGCCCTGCCCCCCCGGCCCGTGCGGCCGGCGGCGGCCAGGGGCCCGTCCGGCGGTCCGCTCCGGCCGGCGGGGGCCGGGGTGGCCGGGGTGGTCGGGGCGGGGTGTGGGGTGCGGGGGCGTGGGGGTGGGCAGGGTGGCGGTGCGCGCCATGGGGCGCGGCGTGAAGAAGCCGGACGAATTTGAGGGGGAGTCGGACATGGACACCGACATGAACGTGGACGTGGACGTGGATGTGGATGTGGCGGGGGAGAGGGGCGTGGACGGGGTGGGGTGTCCGTATGCGCTCGATGTGACGGGGCGTGATCTGGCGGGGAGGCGGCGTTGCTGCGGGCGCAGGGGCCGGCGGCGCGGGTGGTGCTGCCGGGCGGGGTCCGGGCGTGGGCGGTGACGGGACACGAGCCGCTCAAGCGGCTGTTGACGGACAGGCGGGTCTCCAAGGACGCCGGCCGGCACTGGCCGGCGTTCGTGCAGGGGCGGATCACGTCGCAGTGGCCGCTGTACCACTGGGTGTCGGCGCCCACGATGCTGTTCGCCCACGGGGAGGAACACACCCGGCTGCGGCGGCTGGTGGCGGGGGCGTTCACCGCGCGCCGCAGCCGTGAACTCGCCCGCGGATCGAGCGGATCACGGCCGACCTGCTCGACGAGATGACTCCACCCCGCCGCCGCTGACGGCCCCGGCAGCGGCGAAGGGGAGGGTGTGGGTGTGGGGGTGGTGGATCTGCGGACGGCGTTCGCGAAGCTGCTGCCGATGCGGGTGATCTGCGAACTGTTCGGCGTCGAAGGACCCGACCGGCAGGCCCTGTGCGCGGCGATCGACACCACCCTGGGCACCTCGGTCCCGGCCGACGAGATGGCCAGGCCCAGGACAAGGTGACCGAACTGCTGGCCGCCCTGGTCGCCGCCCGGCGCGCCGAGCCCGGCCCGGACCTGACCTCCGCGCTGATCGCCGCCCGGGACGGCGGTGAACGGCTGAGCGAACAGGAACTGATCTCGACCCTGAACCTGATGATCGGCGCCGGACAGGAGACGACAGCAACCTGATCAGCAACGCGGTCGCCGCCCTGCTCTCCCTGCCCGACCAGCTGGAACACCTGCGCGCGGGCCGCGCCGACTGGCCGACGTGATCGCCGAGACCCTGCGCACCCACAACCCCGCCGCCTACATCCCCTGCGCTACGCCGTCGAGGACATCGACCTGGACGGCGTCCTGATCCGCAGGGGCGACGTGATCATCGTGTCCTTCGCCGCCGCGGGCCTGGACCCGCCACCACGGCAAGGACGCCGACACCTTCGACCTGCTGCGCCCGCGCGGCGAGAGCGTCGCCTTCGGCCACGGCGTCCACTACTGCCTGGGTGCCCCGCTGGCCCGCCTGGAGGCCACCATCGCCCTGTCCGCGCTCTTCACCCGCTTCCCCGGCATACGCCTGGCCCGCCCGGTCGGCGAACTGCAGCCGCTCGAGTCGTTCATCATCAGCGGCTACCGCACCCTGCCCGTCCACCTCGCACCCCCACCCCGCCAACCCCTGACCCACCCACCCGACCCTCTGCCACCTTCCCTGACCCCTGACCGGCCCGGCCCGCCACCCGCGCCGCACCCCGCCGCCACGCCCGCGCCGCGCACCGGGCCGGGCCGTGACCCCCGCGCACCCCCGTGCCGGTGAACAGCCGGCCCCGCGCACGCTGCTCCACGACCGCCGCCCCCGGCATCCCGCCCGCGGGGGCGCCGGGCGCTCCGGGGCGGGTGCAGGCCGGCCGTTTCTGTGTGTCCGGGCGGCCTCGGCCGCTCCGGGCCCGTCCCGGCGCGGGCCCCGACGTGGGGTGGGTGCAGCGGAATCACCTCCCCCACTTACAAACCGCTTAAGCGGTTTGTTAATCTTTGGATGTCGTCCCGCGGCCGGTGGGGGAGCGGGGCATGGCGCATGCCGCCCGGTGCCCGGGTCGTCCGCCGTGCGGGGTGGGCACAGGGCGGGGCGTGTGTGCGGTCCGCCGTCCGTCAGTGAGGGGATCGCTGCGATGGTCAAGCAGGAGCGTGCGGCCGCACGCGGCAGGCGCTGGTGCGTGCCGCGGCCGAAGTGTTCGCGCGGGAGGGGTTCGCGCCCGCTTCGCTGGCCATGATCAGTGCCCGGGCCGGGGTGAGCAACGGGGCGCTGCACTTCCATTTCGAGAACAAGAACGCGCTGG
Coding sequences within it:
- a CDS encoding DUF5959 family protein, with amino-acid sequence MLPLHDLLDAEVLIGSGFVRGRLNLSLFPDDLDRWSHALDVLATGRDVCWMDNNRSPEIRVQAFNEEHETPAVSVEDVARSGISVFLPLCLEAGWIDDQRQLLQMVRRQWPSEVLQTSPGAYEWRR
- a CDS encoding helix-turn-helix domain-containing protein; the encoded protein is MSEVVVMARQERAVRTRRAILVAAAEVFDEVGYEAATISEILKRSGLTKGALYFHFASKEELAQGVLAEQVHALPDLPEGELMLQTAVDGRCCWRICCAGTPGTRSCGAVCA